One Fusarium falciforme chromosome 14, complete sequence genomic region harbors:
- a CDS encoding Zn(2)-C6 fungal-type domain-containing protein, which produces MQLYGQSMRLVSSSLDIHQSSVLVDLILPVMVLSMYPYVMEKSVKLEHDLGLGLITRNCGPDCNQDDRTVSIFRSCRSMLICTALAKRCRTFLEEDVWKSAPFRASHKTCMDRLYDITSSLPGLAEEVLGGRNRQPEQGVNTVAKAETLYQELRAWRYD; this is translated from the exons ATGCAGCTCTACGGACAGAGCATGCGACTTGTGTCGTCCAGCCTGGACATACACCAGAGCTCAGTTCTTGTTGATTTGATCCTCCCGGTCATGGTTCTGAGCATGTACCCC TATGTAATGGAAAAGTCAGTCAAGTTGGAGCATGATCTGGGCTTGGGCCTTATCACCAGAAATTGTGGCCCCGACTGCAACCAAGACGACAGAACTGTTTCCATATTCAGGTCTTGCAGATCGATGCTT ATATGCACCGCCCTTGCGAAACGGTGCCGAACCTTCTTGGAAGAAGATGTCTGGAAGTCGGCGCCCTTTCGAGCCTCCCATAAAACCTGCATGGATAGACTTTATGACATAACTTCGAGTCTCCCCGGGCTAGCTGAAGAGGTCCTGGGTGGGCGCAATCGACAGCCTGAGCAGGGAGTTAACACTGTCGCAAAGGCAGAAACTCTATACCAAGAGCTCCGAGCTTGGAGATATGACTAG
- a CDS encoding Hemerythrin domain-containing protein, producing MSLTRTLLLPQLRATIRPQHFRVAQFPLRVRIAAMSSVSDAIIKDHRELEQYYNEVINSADHDHQQRFGNQFVWELARHSIGEELVVYPAMERYMGTKGKEMAEHDRQEHHQVKELLKTFQGLSPQDSNYLPKLKEIWTLLSKHIEEEEGQDLPALEQALKADDGQSESMSNSFSRTKMFVPTRSHPSAGENPPFETVMGLMAAPMDRLADMFRKFPDQSKV from the exons ATGTCGTTGACCCGTACTCTTTTGTTGCCTCAGCTTAGAGCCACCATTCGGCCTCAGCATTTCCGTGTGGCGCAATTCCCTCTTCGAGTCCGTATCGCAGCCATGTCCTCAGTTTCGGATGCCATAATCAAGGATCATCGCGAGCTTGAGCAGTATTACAATGAGGTAATTAACTCGGCCGACCACGACCACCAGCAACGGTTCGGCAACCAATTTGTCTGGGAGCTTGCGCGTCACTCAATTGGTGAGGAGCTTGTCGTCTATCCTGCCATGGAAAGGTACATGGGAACCAAGGGAAAGGAAATGGCCGAGCATGATCGCCAGGAGCATCACCAA gtcaaggagctctTAAAGACGTTCCAAGGACTGAGTCCCCAGGACTCAAACTACCTTCCGAAGCTCAAAGAGATCTGGACTCTTCTCTCCAAGcacatcgaggaggaggagggtcaaGACCTACCAGCGCTGGAACAAGCGCTTAAGGCCGACGATGGGCAGTCCGAGTCCATGTCAAATAGCTTCAGCCGCACAAAGATGTTTGTGCCAACGCGCAGCCATCCCAGCGCCGGAGAGAACCCGCCATTCGAGACTGTGATGGGCTTGATGGCGGCACCCATGGACCGGCTTGCCGACATGTTCCGGAAGTTCCCAGACCAGAGCAAGGTTTGA